GGCCGACTTTGGCTTTATCGCCCATTACGCGGTAATCACACCCGAGACAGACCTCGAAGCCACCGCCCAGTGCATAACCGTTGATGGCTACCACTGTCGGAAACGGCAGATCTTCCAGGCGATTGATATTCTCATTGTTCTTGTTCATCAGCGCGGCGATGCCTTCTTCGCCGGCAGAGAACGCGTCGCCAAACTCGGTGATATCCGCACCGACAATAAAGACGTCTTTACTACTGCTGAGCAGAAGACCCTTGATATCGCCGGACTTTTCGATGGCGTCCAGCGCCTCGGAGAATTCTGAAACGGTCTGACGGTTGAACTTGTTGACCGATTCGCCTTGCAGATCAAAGTTCAGTTCCGCGATGCCGTCTTCCAGCATCTGCACAGAAAGTGCTTTGCCACTAAATACCATTATTGACCTCATTGTCTGATGACCGGATTTCGCTGCTCAATCAGCCCCGGTCCGGGGGTCGGAGTTTGTCCGGACTACCGGAGCATATCGCGTCAGCCACTTCAACTTCTTGTGACGCAATCACCCACAGCAGTCAACGGAGCCCAAGTATAGCCAGATTCAAACACACGTTTGAATACCATTTCTGCCATTTATACTGTCCGGTTTGGTGCATCGTTGCTTACAAGTGGTCACAAAATATGCACCCAACTCGAGTTGATCAAAATCAGTACAGCACGAAATGCCGACCATGCACCGCACATGGCGTCCCACCCCGGCATCCCGCTTCAATAATAGCCACGGCCCATAACGAAGGTGTGCCGGACACAAGCTCACAGGAAATACGGGTCGAAAACGGCCGTTCAAAGGGTAGCGTGTACGGAGGAAATCGGTACCGGTTCGGCAGCAGCGAGGCGATACCGATCGCAAAAAAGGAAGAGAGCAGACTGACTGAAGGTAGCGTGGCACTGTCTCGCACCACGCCGGTTAAGGGGGACTGTTCGCGTTACACCATATCCTCAAATGGATTCGCGCTCGGCAACTCAATGTCACCGGCACCGCCCGGTAAGTGCAGCCGCGCGCCGTCTACCGTGATCCCGGATTCATCAATCAAGCCTTCGCCAAACCGATAAATGGCATCCAGATCCCCACTACTGGCTCTGGCATCATACGCCTGTGCCCGTTCAGTGACCGATTCGTTCGCTTTGCGATAAGCGGTGAAGGCGGCATCCCCGTGCCGCTTGGCCAACATCCGTTCCACCACATGGGGCGCAAGGACACTGGCGGTGGCGTTATTGCCACCAAAGCCCTTCGAGTTCAGGAACGCAACATCGAGTGATTCGGGTGCCCGCTCCACATGGGACAGGGACAGATCCAGATTGCGGTGGTGTACGTCGTCGGCGATCCGGTCCACGGTGGTGATGCCCGGCAGGATACCGCGGGCAAAAATCCCCAGACTGGCAATCAACTGATCACCGCTGGCCGCAGCTACCGTGTGGCCGAGGTACGCTTTCACCGCGCACACCGGCCAGGATTCAATGCCGAACGCCTCGGCGAGCCGGTCAAAAATAGCGGACTCGGTCACCCGATTCTGCGGCGTACTGGAACCATGGGCCTGTACGAAACTCCGCTGGCGCAAGGCTTCATCGCCAAGGATTGCGCGGGTTTCCGCCATCGACCTGGCCACAGTGAGGTAATTCCCCGGCCCAGGTGCAGAAATGGATTTCTTGGGCCCGTCGGCATTGACAAATACGTTGGCGACCGCACCGTGTATCGGCGCGCCCAGCTCCAGAGCCAGTGCATCATCCATCAGTACGACCCACTGAGAACCCTCGCCCAGGGTAAAGCCGCAGTTGTCCCCGAAGGGCCGACTGGCGCGCCGGAAATCGATGTCGCCACCGAAGACCTTTCGCAAACCGTCTATATTGGCCAACGCGCCCATGGTCGCGTAACCGTCGACCACTTCCGGCACCAGTGGCGCTTCCGCAGCACCAACCACCGCAACCCGGGCGCGGCCGCTACGAATATCTTCCACCGCCGCGCGCAGATTGTACAAATAGGTGGCGCAAGCCCCCGCTACCGCGCCGGTGGTGCCGACACTCCCCAATACATACGCATTGACGAAATCTGCCGGCATACTGGTCAACCCGAGGGCCAATTGCTTGGAACTGACCCGACCGCCACGCAGTCGCGATTGCAGCAGGCCACCATTGCCGTTGGGGTCCAACTGACTCATGGCCGAGCTGGCATACACCGAAATATTCTCCGGCCCCGCTTTGTCCGCTACCAGATTCCAATCAATCCCCAGAGACTGCACCGCGTCGGACGCGCCGAGGATGGCGAGTTGCAGACCGCGCGGATGGAATCGGGAGTTGTACTGCATCCCCGGCTCAAAACCGGTAGGTAGCTGCCCCGCTGACGCCACCGCAATTTCCCGATGGCTGTCGAGCATGACAGAAAGACTGTCACAACGGACGCGCACGCGACCGGAGGTCAGTGTTTCCACCTGCCAGCCATCCGGCAGCGGATTCGGCAATTGCCGCGCCGACATTTCAAAGGTAAAGCCGGAATCACTCTGCAATTGCGCGGCCTGGTGGAAATGACATTTGCGGTAGTCGTAGTAACGGGACTCCAGCTCCCGCACCAGGGTACCGTCCAGGACCTGACGCTCCAGCGCTGCGTCCAGGAGACCACCGGCATCGCTGCCGGTACGCAATCCCATCAGTGCAGCCAGGTCAGAAAGCGTATCGGTACGCTCCGCCGACGTCAGGCTGTCCAATACCATCCGCTTGTAGCCGCGGTGGAACGAGCTGCGTCCAGCGGGGTTAAACCCGCCGAACGCGGTAATTACGGGTAGGCGCTGCATGCTGACCTCCAGCCTGACAAGTTTGGGCAATATCAATGGCGTGCCAGTGTAGGGGCTGGCGATTCGGCCTCGTTATGGGCATACTGGCCAGCAAATTTGACCATCTGGCCAGCCGCGGGAGCGAGATTTACCCATGCGCACTGTCACCTTCATTCTCATTGACCAAATGCTGTCTACTGGCACCATGCTCCCACTGGAGATGCTGCGCGGGGCAGAGAGCCGTGCCAGGACGGAAGGCAAATCAGAACCGCTGCAATTGCACACGGTCAGCATCGATGGACAACCGGTACGCTCCCGCTCCGGATTCTCTCTCACGCCGGATCTCGCCCTCGAGAACGCCCCCGACAGTGATATCATTTACCTGCCCGCACTGTGGCGAAACCCTCGCCCTGCTCTGCGTCGATCTGCGCCCCTGCTTGCCTGGCTGAAACAGCAGGCCGGGCGCGGCGCCGCCATCAGTGCCGTGGGTACCGGGGTCTGCTTTCTTGCTGAGGCCGGCCTGCTGAATGGCAAGCCCGCCACCACCCACTGGCACTACTTCGAGCGTTTCGCCGCCGACTACCCGCAAGTCAAACTCAAGCGACAGTATTTCATCACCCAGGCCGACAAACTGTTTTGCGCCGCCAGCGTCAATGCCCTGGCGGATGTCACCGTGCACCTGATCCGACAACTCTATGGCCCGGCAGTGGCGAGCCATGTAGAGCGGAATTTCTCTCATGAAATCCGCCGCCCGTTTGAAGAAATTGCGTATTCAGAAGGCGCAGTGCACCTGCACCCGGATGAAGACATCGTGCAAGCGCAGACCTGGCTGAAACAGCACTGCAGTGAAGACGTAAAGCTGAGCGAAGTGGCCAGTCATTTTGATATGAGCGTGCGCTCTTTTAACCGCCGCTTCAAGCTCGCCACCGGCCAGACGCCACTGCAGTACCTGCAAAATGTGCGCATCGATATGGCGCGAGAGCTACTGCAATCGAGCAACCTTTCGGTCAATGAAATTGCGGAAAAAGTGGGCTATCAGGACATGGGGCATTTCACGGCACTCTTCAAAAAATTCCTTTCCACCACACCCAGCGAATACCGTACCACCGTGCGCGCGAAACTGTTCCGGGTGAATACCTGATGACCGCTTAGCGGACAATTTTGCGCGCCGGTAGTGAGTCTCCCTCGTGAGGCCCTATCGCGGTACAGAAACGGGTTTGTGCAGGAAAATGACATCCGCCGCAGGAAATTCCAATCTAGCCCCCAGATATTCTGCAAGCCAGTGGAAGGTAGATTCGCTGAAAAAAACGATATGTGTAGGGTCGCGGATATAGTGCCAGCTGGCGAACCGTTCTTTGCTGAGCACCAGTTTGGTCATCAACGCCAGCACGCCACCGGGGCGTATTGAATCCCACAATCGCTCCAGCACACTGCGTGGATCCCACAGATGCTCGATCACTTCCGTGCTCACCACAAAGTCATACTGCGCTGAAAAAACGCCCGTATCCGGCTGGTAGAAGTGATCGTACAGCGACACTTTACAGCCCTGTTCTTCCAATATTTTTGCCAACAACGGCGCTGGCCCACAACCAAAATCGAGACCTCGTGCCCCATCGGGCAAGATTGACACGAGCGGTTGCGCACAACGATTCAGGAACCGACGATAACCGTCATCCTCAAGTGCATTCTCGTGTAGATCGTAATAGTCTTTTTCTTCTGCGGGAGAGAGAAAATAGGCGGGAGGAACGAATACCAGTGCGCACCGGGCGCACTGGTAATAGCTGCGAAACTTATCGCGGTGATAGAACTGTGCCGCGGATTCGCGGCACAATGGGCAGTTACTGCCAGGGGCTACCATCAGGCAGCATTGGTGGCGACTTTCGGCGCATCAGCGCTGGCAGCGGAGGCCGTCGCGTTACCCGCTTGTTCGGCACGCGTTTCCGATTGCAGCGCCTTGCCACTGGA
The Microbulbifer celer DNA segment above includes these coding regions:
- a CDS encoding beta-ketoacyl synthase; this translates as MQRLPVITAFGGFNPAGRSSFHRGYKRMVLDSLTSAERTDTLSDLAALMGLRTGSDAGGLLDAALERQVLDGTLVRELESRYYDYRKCHFHQAAQLQSDSGFTFEMSARQLPNPLPDGWQVETLTSGRVRVRCDSLSVMLDSHREIAVASAGQLPTGFEPGMQYNSRFHPRGLQLAILGASDAVQSLGIDWNLVADKAGPENISVYASSAMSQLDPNGNGGLLQSRLRGGRVSSKQLALGLTSMPADFVNAYVLGSVGTTGAVAGACATYLYNLRAAVEDIRSGRARVAVVGAAEAPLVPEVVDGYATMGALANIDGLRKVFGGDIDFRRASRPFGDNCGFTLGEGSQWVVLMDDALALELGAPIHGAVANVFVNADGPKKSISAPGPGNYLTVARSMAETRAILGDEALRQRSFVQAHGSSTPQNRVTESAIFDRLAEAFGIESWPVCAVKAYLGHTVAAASGDQLIASLGIFARGILPGITTVDRIADDVHHRNLDLSLSHVERAPESLDVAFLNSKGFGGNNATASVLAPHVVERMLAKRHGDAAFTAYRKANESVTERAQAYDARASSGDLDAIYRFGEGLIDESGITVDGARLHLPGGAGDIELPSANPFEDMV
- a CDS encoding GlxA family transcriptional regulator, yielding MRTVTFILIDQMLSTGTMLPLEMLRGAESRARTEGKSEPLQLHTVSIDGQPVRSRSGFSLTPDLALENAPDSDIIYLPALWRNPRPALRRSAPLLAWLKQQAGRGAAISAVGTGVCFLAEAGLLNGKPATTHWHYFERFAADYPQVKLKRQYFITQADKLFCAASVNALADVTVHLIRQLYGPAVASHVERNFSHEIRRPFEEIAYSEGAVHLHPDEDIVQAQTWLKQHCSEDVKLSEVASHFDMSVRSFNRRFKLATGQTPLQYLQNVRIDMARELLQSSNLSVNEIAEKVGYQDMGHFTALFKKFLSTTPSEYRTTVRAKLFRVNT
- a CDS encoding class I SAM-dependent methyltransferase; protein product: MCRESAAQFYHRDKFRSYYQCARCALVFVPPAYFLSPAEEKDYYDLHENALEDDGYRRFLNRCAQPLVSILPDGARGLDFGCGPAPLLAKILEEQGCKVSLYDHFYQPDTGVFSAQYDFVVSTEVIEHLWDPRSVLERLWDSIRPGGVLALMTKLVLSKERFASWHYIRDPTHIVFFSESTFHWLAEYLGARLEFPAADVIFLHKPVSVPR